Proteins found in one Falsirhodobacter algicola genomic segment:
- a CDS encoding peptidoglycan D,D-transpeptidase FtsI family protein, protein MIRTPLRPLARILQARLNGQNPDVIERENLRLRHEAARDKARSRAEVRLLFLGLSFFMMFMVIGARMGLLASTEPSEPRSALPGHEISANRADITDRDGRILATNIQTYALYAHPQDMIDPMHVAEELVRIFPDMDEDALKRRFTDGRKFMWIRRKLSPEQMQAVHDIGDPGLLFGPREMRLYPNGHLASHILGGTSFGAEGVASAEVIGTAGIERAMDARLRDPAQSEPLQLSIDMTVQAAITEVLNTGMKMMNSKGAAAVLMDVHTGEVISLVSLPDFDPNDRPAPILTGDPGDSPLFNRAVQGVYELGSTFKIFTVANAMQLGLVGPDTIIDGNAPLIWGKYRIKEFQNHNYGIQTVTQVIENSSNVGTARIALEVGAQRQQAFMRSLGLFDPTPVELVEAPGAKPIVPARWPEIVTITTSYGHGIAASPMHLAAAYSTIANGGYRVTPTLLHRTQTPEMPQVVATDVAHKAVDMLRMVVTNGTASFADVPGYQVGGKTGTADKPDPQGGYYNDKVVNTFASVFPTSAPQYALVVTLDEPSDNTLSVPRRSAGWTAVPVAAEIIRRVAPLMGLRPIETQPAAQLRADLPEE, encoded by the coding sequence ATGATCCGCACACCGCTTCGCCCGCTGGCCCGCATCCTTCAGGCCCGTCTGAACGGCCAGAACCCCGACGTGATCGAGCGCGAGAACCTGCGCCTGCGGCACGAGGCGGCGCGGGACAAGGCGCGCAGCCGGGCCGAGGTGCGGCTGCTGTTCCTCGGGCTTTCGTTCTTCATGATGTTCATGGTGATCGGCGCGCGGATGGGGCTTTTGGCCTCCACCGAACCGTCGGAGCCGCGCTCGGCCCTGCCGGGGCACGAGATTTCGGCCAACCGCGCCGACATCACCGACCGCGATGGCCGCATCCTTGCGACGAACATCCAGACCTATGCGCTCTATGCCCACCCGCAGGACATGATCGATCCGATGCATGTCGCCGAGGAACTGGTGCGCATCTTCCCCGACATGGACGAAGACGCGCTGAAGCGCCGTTTCACCGACGGACGCAAGTTCATGTGGATCCGCCGCAAGCTGTCGCCCGAACAGATGCAGGCCGTCCATGACATCGGCGATCCGGGCCTTCTGTTCGGCCCGCGCGAGATGCGGCTCTATCCCAACGGGCACCTCGCCTCGCACATCCTCGGCGGGACCAGCTTCGGGGCCGAGGGCGTGGCCTCGGCCGAGGTGATCGGCACGGCGGGGATCGAGCGGGCGATGGATGCGCGGCTGCGCGATCCGGCGCAGTCCGAGCCGCTGCAACTCTCGATCGATATGACGGTGCAGGCCGCGATCACCGAAGTGCTGAACACCGGCATGAAGATGATGAACTCCAAGGGTGCGGCGGCGGTCCTGATGGATGTGCATACCGGGGAGGTGATCTCCCTCGTCTCGCTGCCCGATTTCGACCCGAACGACCGGCCCGCGCCGATCCTGACGGGCGATCCCGGCGACAGCCCGCTCTTCAACCGCGCGGTGCAGGGGGTGTATGAGCTCGGCTCCACCTTCAAGATCTTCACGGTGGCGAACGCGATGCAGCTCGGCCTCGTCGGGCCGGACACCATCATCGACGGCAATGCGCCGTTGATCTGGGGCAAGTACCGCATCAAGGAGTTCCAGAACCACAACTACGGCATCCAGACCGTAACGCAGGTCATCGAGAACTCCTCCAACGTCGGTACGGCGCGCATCGCGCTGGAGGTGGGGGCACAGCGGCAGCAGGCGTTCATGCGCTCGCTCGGGCTGTTCGATCCGACCCCGGTGGAACTGGTGGAAGCGCCGGGCGCCAAGCCCATCGTTCCCGCCCGCTGGCCGGAGATCGTGACGATCACCACCTCCTACGGGCACGGGATCGCGGCCAGCCCGATGCATCTGGCCGCCGCCTATTCCACCATCGCCAATGGCGGCTACCGCGTGACGCCGACGCTGCTGCACCGCACCCAGACGCCGGAGATGCCGCAGGTCGTGGCGACCGATGTCGCACACAAGGCGGTGGACATGCTGCGCATGGTGGTGACGAACGGCACCGCCAGCTTTGCCGATGTGCCCGGCTATCAGGTGGGCGGCAAGACGGGGACGGCGGACAAGCCGGACCCGCAGGGCGGCTATTACAACGACAAGGTGGTGAACACCTTCGCCTCGGTCTTCCCGACCAGCGCGCCGCAATATGCGCTGGTGGTGACACTGGACGAACCGTCGGACAACACGCTATCGGTGCCGCGACGTTCGGCGGGCTGGACGGCGGTTCCGGTCGCGGCGGAGATCATCCGGCGCGTGGCACCGCTGATGGGGCTGCGCCCGATCGAGACGCAGCCGGCCGCGCAGCTTCGCGCCGACCTGCCCGAAGAGTGA
- a CDS encoding UDP-N-acetylmuramoyl-L-alanyl-D-glutamate--2,6-diaminopimelate ligase codes for MARSKALADLGLTARGGREARICGLAVDSRDVREGFLFAALPGQHAHGARFVETALAQGAAAILTDAKGAALIGAVDAALIVAEDPRQSLAGAAALWFGAQPGTMVAVTGTNGKTSVATFARQIWMRLGHAAINIGTTGVEGAWTAPSPHTTPEPITLHRILAEAAQAGITHAAMEASSHGLDQRRLDGVHLKAAGFTNFTQDHLDYHRTFEAYYDAKMGLFDRLLPPDGVAVVNLDDAHGPDVARRAAQRGLATMGVGLSARADLRILARRFDATGQEVRLEWKGAAHQVRLNLVGGFQAQNVALAAGLVIGAGAPARAVFEVLPDLVGVRGRMQLAATRRNGAAIYVDYAHTPDAVATALQALRPHVMGRIVVVFGAGGDRDRTKRPLMGAAAAAHADICFVTDDNPRSEDPAAIRAEILAACPDATEVADRAEAILRGVDALGPGDALLIAGKGHETGQVIGSDVFPFDDVEQASVAVAALDGVI; via the coding sequence ATGGCCCGCAGCAAAGCCCTTGCCGATCTTGGCCTGACCGCCCGCGGGGGCCGCGAGGCGCGCATCTGCGGCCTTGCCGTGGACAGCCGCGACGTGCGCGAGGGGTTCCTCTTTGCCGCGCTTCCGGGCCAGCACGCCCATGGGGCGCGTTTCGTCGAAACGGCGCTGGCACAGGGCGCCGCGGCGATCCTGACCGATGCCAAGGGCGCGGCCCTGATCGGCGCGGTCGATGCCGCCCTGATCGTGGCCGAAGATCCGCGCCAATCGCTGGCCGGGGCAGCCGCGCTGTGGTTCGGCGCGCAGCCCGGAACGATGGTGGCGGTGACGGGCACCAACGGCAAGACCTCGGTCGCGACCTTCGCCCGCCAGATCTGGATGCGGCTGGGCCATGCGGCGATCAACATCGGCACCACCGGGGTGGAGGGGGCATGGACCGCGCCCTCGCCGCATACAACGCCCGAACCGATCACCCTGCACCGCATTCTGGCCGAGGCCGCGCAGGCCGGGATCACCCATGCCGCGATGGAGGCGTCGAGCCACGGCCTCGATCAGCGGCGGCTGGACGGGGTGCATCTGAAGGCGGCGGGCTTCACGAACTTCACGCAGGACCATCTCGATTATCACCGCACCTTCGAGGCGTATTACGATGCGAAGATGGGCCTCTTCGACCGGCTGCTGCCGCCCGATGGCGTGGCGGTGGTGAACCTCGACGACGCCCATGGCCCCGATGTCGCGCGGCGCGCGGCGCAGCGCGGGCTTGCGACGATGGGCGTCGGGTTGAGCGCCCGGGCCGATCTGCGCATTCTGGCCCGGCGCTTCGATGCCACGGGGCAGGAGGTGCGGCTCGAATGGAAGGGCGCTGCGCATCAGGTGCGGCTGAACCTCGTGGGCGGGTTCCAAGCGCAGAACGTGGCGCTGGCGGCGGGCCTCGTGATCGGGGCGGGTGCGCCCGCGCGCGCGGTGTTCGAGGTGCTGCCCGATCTCGTCGGGGTGCGCGGGCGGATGCAGCTTGCCGCCACCCGGCGCAACGGGGCGGCGATCTATGTCGATTACGCCCATACGCCCGATGCGGTGGCGACGGCGCTGCAGGCGCTGCGCCCGCATGTGATGGGGCGGATCGTCGTCGTCTTCGGGGCCGGCGGCGACCGCGACCGCACGAAGCGCCCGCTGATGGGCGCGGCCGCCGCCGCACATGCCGACATCTGTTTCGTGACCGATGACAACCCCCGGTCCGAAGACCCGGCCGCCATCCGCGCCGAGATCCTTGCGGCCTGTCCCGACGCGACCGAGGTCGCCGACCGGGCCGAGGCGATCCTGCGCGGTGTCGATGCGCTGGGGCCGGGGGATGCGCTGCTGATCGCGGGCAAGGGGCACGAGACGGGGCAGGTGATCGGCTCCGACGTGTTTCCCTTCGACGACGTGGAACAGGCCTCGGTCGCCGTGGCGGCGCTGGATGGCGTGATATGA
- a CDS encoding UDP-N-acetylmuramoyl-tripeptide--D-alanyl-D-alanine ligase: MTDKPLWTSEEAAAATGGRTGAWDATGVSIDTRTLRPGDLFVALADARDGHDFVAAALARGAAAALVSRVPDGVDPSALLIVPDVLQALRDLGSAARRRTGAKVIGVTGSVGKTSTKEMLRAALGGQGIVHAAEASYNNHWGVPLTLARMPADTDFAVIEIGMNHPGEIAPLARLADLDIALITTVAPAHLAAFAGIAEIAEEKAAIMDGLRPTGTAILPADLEVTPILTARAAGFTCRTFGETGDYRLLDAQVGEHATVMRAAHAGREMLFKIATPGRHFAMNALGVVAVADALGLDPALTMADLGRWRPPAGRGTRERVILDPIDDLSFDLVDDAFNANPASVAASLEVVAVMKPQDGVGRLGKGRRIAVLGDMLELGPREEELHAAIADHPVLARFDIVHCVGPRMRALHAALPRRLRGEWTETAAELAKHARTLVDAGDIVLVKGSKSAKVSLVVDALRKLGQATVSLEQGTD, from the coding sequence ATGACCGATAAACCTCTCTGGACCTCGGAGGAGGCCGCCGCCGCCACGGGCGGGCGCACCGGCGCATGGGATGCGACGGGCGTCAGCATCGACACGCGCACCCTGCGGCCGGGCGATCTGTTCGTGGCGCTGGCGGATGCGCGGGACGGCCACGATTTCGTGGCGGCGGCGCTGGCGCGGGGCGCGGCGGCGGCGCTGGTGTCGCGGGTGCCGGACGGGGTGGACCCGTCGGCCCTGCTGATCGTGCCCGATGTGCTTCAGGCCCTGCGCGATCTGGGATCGGCGGCGCGCCGCCGGACGGGGGCCAAGGTGATCGGCGTCACCGGCTCGGTCGGGAAAACCTCCACCAAGGAGATGCTGCGCGCCGCGCTGGGCGGGCAGGGCATCGTCCATGCCGCCGAGGCCAGCTACAACAACCATTGGGGAGTGCCGCTGACACTGGCGCGGATGCCCGCCGACACCGATTTCGCGGTGATCGAGATCGGGATGAACCATCCCGGAGAGATCGCACCCCTTGCCCGGCTGGCCGATCTGGACATCGCGCTGATCACCACCGTGGCCCCGGCGCATCTGGCCGCCTTCGCCGGCATCGCCGAGATCGCCGAGGAAAAGGCCGCCATCATGGACGGCCTGCGCCCCACCGGCACGGCGATCCTGCCCGCCGATCTGGAGGTGACGCCGATCCTGACCGCCCGCGCCGCAGGTTTCACCTGCCGCACCTTCGGCGAGACGGGCGATTACCGCCTTCTCGATGCGCAGGTCGGCGAGCATGCGACCGTGATGCGCGCCGCACATGCCGGGCGCGAGATGCTGTTCAAGATCGCGACCCCGGGCCGCCATTTCGCGATGAACGCGTTGGGCGTCGTGGCGGTGGCGGATGCGCTGGGCCTCGATCCGGCGCTGACGATGGCCGATCTCGGCCGCTGGCGCCCGCCCGCCGGGCGCGGCACGCGCGAACGGGTGATCCTCGATCCGATCGACGATCTGAGCTTCGATCTGGTGGACGATGCGTTCAACGCAAACCCTGCCTCCGTCGCGGCCAGCCTCGAAGTTGTCGCGGTGATGAAGCCGCAGGACGGCGTGGGGCGTCTGGGCAAGGGGCGGCGCATCGCCGTCCTTGGTGACATGCTGGAGCTTGGCCCCCGCGAGGAAGAGCTGCACGCCGCCATCGCGGATCATCCCGTGCTGGCGCGGTTCGACATCGTGCATTGCGTCGGCCCGCGGATGCGCGCGCTGCATGCCGCGCTTCCCCGGCGGCTGCGCGGCGAGTGGACGGAAACGGCGGCCGAATTGGCGAAACATGCGCGCACGCTGGTCGATGCCGGCGACATCGTGCTGGTCAAGGGTTCGAAGAGCGCGAAGGTCAGCCTCGTGGTTGACGCGCTGCGCAAACTCGGGCAGGCCACCGTATCTTTGGAACAGGGAACGGACTGA
- the mraY gene encoding phospho-N-acetylmuramoyl-pentapeptide-transferase, with the protein MLSLLVQFSDGGDVFNLFRYITFRAGGAFFTALIFGFIFGRPLINFLRIKQKKGQPIRSDGPTTHFSKAGTPTMGGLLILTSLMVSTLLWAQLSNPYVWIVILVTLAFGLIGFADDYAKVTKQTTAGVSGRVRMGLGLLTGLLATIAAAGFHPAPLTDQLALPFVSMMLDLGLFFIPFGMLVIVGSANAVNLTDGLDGLAVMPVMIASATLGAIAYAVGRVDFTEYLGIHYVPGTGELLIFAAALVGGGLGFLWYNAPPAAVFMGDTGSLALGGALGAIAVCIKHEIVLAIVGGLFVVEALSVIIQVLYFKRTGRRVFLMAPIHHHFEKKGWAEPQIVIRFWIISLILALIGLATLKVR; encoded by the coding sequence ATGCTCTCTCTGCTGGTGCAATTCTCGGACGGTGGCGACGTCTTCAACCTGTTCCGCTACATCACGTTCCGCGCGGGCGGGGCCTTCTTCACCGCGCTGATCTTCGGGTTCATCTTCGGACGGCCGCTGATCAACTTCCTGCGGATCAAGCAGAAGAAGGGCCAGCCCATCCGCTCGGACGGGCCGACGACCCACTTCTCCAAGGCCGGTACGCCGACCATGGGCGGGCTGCTGATCCTGACATCGTTGATGGTGTCCACGCTGCTTTGGGCGCAGCTGTCCAATCCCTATGTGTGGATCGTGATCCTCGTGACGCTGGCCTTCGGGCTGATCGGCTTTGCCGACGATTACGCCAAGGTGACGAAGCAGACGACGGCGGGCGTGTCGGGACGGGTCCGCATGGGCCTTGGGCTGCTGACGGGGCTGCTGGCGACCATCGCCGCCGCAGGCTTCCATCCCGCGCCGCTGACTGATCAACTGGCGCTGCCCTTCGTCAGCATGATGCTGGACCTCGGCCTCTTCTTCATCCCCTTCGGGATGCTGGTGATCGTGGGGTCGGCCAATGCGGTGAACCTGACGGACGGGCTGGACGGGCTGGCGGTGATGCCGGTGATGATCGCCTCGGCCACGCTGGGGGCGATCGCCTATGCGGTGGGCCGGGTCGATTTCACCGAATATCTCGGCATCCACTACGTTCCCGGCACGGGAGAGCTGCTGATCTTCGCGGCGGCGCTCGTCGGCGGGGGTCTGGGATTCCTGTGGTACAACGCGCCCCCGGCGGCGGTGTTCATGGGCGATACCGGCTCGCTCGCGCTTGGTGGGGCATTGGGGGCGATCGCGGTCTGCATCAAGCATGAGATCGTTCTGGCCATCGTCGGCGGCCTCTTCGTCGTGGAGGCGCTGAGCGTCATCATTCAGGTGCTCTATTTCAAACGGACCGGGCGGCGGGTGTTCCTGATGGCCCCGATCCACCACCATTTCGAAAAGAAGGGCTGGGCCGAGCCGCAGATCGTCATCCGCTTCTGGATCATCTCGTTGATCCTTGCGCTGATCGGCCTCGCCACGCTGAAGGTGCGCTGA
- the murD gene encoding UDP-N-acetylmuramoyl-L-alanine--D-glutamate ligase has translation MIPVRGYTGRKVAVLGLGRSGLATARALQAGGALPLVWDDSPESRARAEAEGFAPFDLTRNAAFDDVAALIVSPGIPHLYPAPNAVIARALELGVPVDNDIGLFFRSFATRDWDGFDQMPRVICVTGSNGKSTTTALIRHIVAEAGRPVHMAGNIGRGVLDLPPAEDGTVVVLELSSYQTELARALTPDVAVFTNLSPDHLDRHGGMGGYFAAKRRLFTQGGPDRCVIGVDEVEGRFLANQMSVAPEDDRVIRISAAARLEGPGWSVFARKGFLSEWRKGRQIASIDLREMPGLPGAHNHQNACAAYAATRTLGLSPRLIEGALASFAGLPHRSQLVGEAEGVRFVNDSKATNVDSAAKALQAFPRIRWIAGGMGKEGGIVSLQPHLGAVAKAYLIGHSAREFALQLAGTPHEICETMDQAVARAAEEAEPGDTVLLAPAAASFDQYPDFEKRGEHFTALVAARLAGRH, from the coding sequence ATGATTCCGGTTCGGGGATATACGGGGCGCAAGGTGGCGGTGCTGGGCCTTGGCCGGTCGGGGCTGGCCACGGCGCGCGCGTTGCAGGCGGGCGGGGCGCTGCCGCTGGTCTGGGATGACAGCCCGGAATCGCGCGCCCGCGCCGAGGCCGAGGGCTTTGCCCCGTTCGATCTGACGCGCAACGCCGCCTTCGACGACGTGGCCGCGCTGATCGTCAGCCCCGGCATCCCCCATCTCTATCCCGCGCCGAACGCGGTGATCGCCCGCGCGCTGGAACTGGGCGTCCCGGTGGACAACGACATCGGCCTCTTCTTCCGCTCCTTCGCCACGCGCGATTGGGACGGGTTCGATCAGATGCCTCGCGTGATCTGCGTCACCGGATCGAACGGCAAATCCACCACCACCGCCCTGATCCGCCACATCGTCGCCGAGGCGGGCCGCCCGGTGCATATGGCCGGCAATATCGGGCGCGGGGTGCTGGATCTGCCCCCGGCCGAGGATGGGACCGTCGTCGTGCTGGAACTGTCCAGCTATCAGACCGAACTGGCGCGCGCGCTGACGCCCGATGTCGCGGTCTTCACCAACCTCTCGCCCGATCATCTGGACCGGCATGGTGGCATGGGCGGCTATTTCGCGGCCAAGCGGCGGCTGTTCACTCAAGGCGGCCCGGACCGTTGCGTGATCGGTGTCGATGAGGTGGAGGGCCGGTTCCTCGCCAATCAGATGTCCGTCGCCCCCGAGGATGACCGGGTGATCCGCATCTCGGCCGCCGCGCGGCTGGAGGGGCCGGGCTGGTCGGTCTTTGCGCGCAAGGGGTTCCTGTCGGAATGGCGCAAGGGGCGGCAGATCGCCTCCATCGACCTGCGGGAGATGCCGGGCCTGCCGGGCGCGCACAACCATCAGAACGCTTGCGCCGCCTATGCGGCCACGCGCACGCTGGGCCTGTCGCCGCGGCTGATCGAAGGGGCGCTCGCCTCCTTTGCGGGGCTGCCCCATCGCAGCCAGCTTGTGGGCGAGGCCGAGGGCGTGCGCTTCGTCAACGATTCCAAGGCCACGAATGTCGACAGCGCGGCCAAGGCGCTTCAAGCCTTCCCGCGCATCCGTTGGATCGCGGGCGGCATGGGCAAGGAGGGCGGCATCGTGTCGCTTCAGCCGCATCTGGGCGCGGTGGCCAAGGCCTATCTGATCGGCCATTCGGCGCGCGAATTCGCGCTGCAACTGGCCGGCACCCCGCATGAGATCTGCGAGACGATGGATCAGGCCGTCGCCCGCGCCGCCGAGGAGGCCGAGCCGGGCGATACCGTCCTTCTGGCCCCCGCCGCCGCCAGCTTCGACCAGTACCCCGATTTCGAGAAACGGGGTGAGCATTTCACCGCTCTCGTGGCGGCGCGGCTGGCAGGAAGGCACTAG
- a CDS encoding putative peptidoglycan glycosyltransferase FtsW: MTEMVHGAIPARASEPVLPRWWRTIDKWSLTCIFILFGMGLLLALAASVPLATRNGLPQFYYVERQMFFGGMAMVAMVSISMMSPDMVRRLGVMGFLVAFLALILLPVAGTDFGKGAVRWYSLGFASFQPSEFLKPGFMIVTGWLMASSQEVNGPPGKRISFALLIVIAGFLSMQPDFGQTALILFGWSVIYFVGGAPMVLIATFIGAIVFAGTLFYESSEHFARRIDGFLNPELDPRTQLGYATNAIIEGGFFGVGVGEGQVKWSLPDAHTDFIIAVAAEEYGLILVLCIIALYATVVVRSLFRLMRERDPFIRLAGTGLACIFGVQAMINMGVAVRLLPAKGMTLPFVSYGGSSVIAAGITVGMLLALTRSRPQGEIGDILFNKRGR, encoded by the coding sequence ATGACTGAGATGGTTCATGGCGCGATTCCCGCTCGGGCGTCGGAGCCGGTTCTTCCCCGTTGGTGGCGCACCATCGACAAGTGGTCGCTGACCTGCATCTTCATCCTGTTCGGCATGGGGCTGCTCTTGGCGCTGGCGGCCTCGGTGCCGCTGGCCACGCGCAACGGCCTTCCGCAGTTCTATTACGTCGAACGGCAGATGTTCTTCGGCGGCATGGCGATGGTGGCGATGGTGTCCATCTCCATGATGTCGCCGGATATGGTGCGGCGTCTGGGCGTGATGGGCTTTCTCGTGGCCTTCCTCGCGCTGATCCTGCTGCCCGTCGCCGGGACCGATTTCGGCAAGGGCGCGGTGCGGTGGTACAGCCTCGGCTTCGCCTCGTTCCAGCCATCGGAGTTTCTGAAGCCCGGCTTCATGATCGTGACGGGCTGGCTCATGGCCTCCAGCCAAGAGGTGAACGGCCCGCCCGGCAAGCGCATCAGCTTTGCGCTGCTGATCGTAATCGCGGGCTTCCTGTCGATGCAGCCCGATTTCGGGCAGACGGCGCTGATCCTCTTTGGCTGGAGCGTGATCTACTTCGTCGGCGGCGCGCCGATGGTTCTGATCGCGACCTTCATCGGGGCCATCGTCTTCGCCGGCACGCTCTTCTACGAATCGTCCGAGCACTTCGCCCGGCGGATCGACGGCTTCCTCAATCCCGAACTCGATCCGCGCACGCAGCTCGGCTATGCCACCAACGCCATCATCGAAGGCGGCTTCTTCGGCGTCGGTGTCGGCGAGGGGCAGGTGAAATGGTCGCTGCCCGACGCGCATACCGATTTCATCATCGCCGTCGCGGCCGAGGAATACGGCCTGATCCTCGTGCTGTGCATCATCGCGCTCTATGCGACGGTGGTCGTGCGCAGCCTGTTCCGCCTGATGCGCGAACGCGATCCGTTCATCCGCCTTGCGGGGACGGGGCTGGCCTGCATCTTCGGGGTTCAGGCCATGATCAACATGGGCGTCGCGGTGCGCCTTCTGCCGGCCAAGGGCATGACGCTGCCCTTCGTCAGCTATGGCGGCTCCTCCGTCATCGCGGCGGGCATCACCGTCGGGATGCTGCTGGCGCTGACACGGTCGCGTCCGCAGGGCGAGATCGGCGACATCCTGTTCAACAAGCGGGGCCGCTGA
- the murG gene encoding undecaprenyldiphospho-muramoylpentapeptide beta-N-acetylglucosaminyltransferase, whose translation MTARTDGPLLLIAAGGTGGHMFPAQALAEAMIARGWRVKLSTDDRGARYAGNFPEAVVVERVASATFARGGLLARAAVPLRIGRGVLSAWRKMRADRPAVVVGFGGYPSIPALTAAGMLRLPRMIHEQNGVLGRVNRIFAPKVDRVACGIWPTDLPRGVSAVHTGNPVRQSVLDRAAAPYAMPDGPLEVLVIGGSQGAHVLSRVVPDAFGRLPRHMRERLRISHQARAEDADAVIRAYRDSAIAAEVRPFFEDVPERIAAAQLVISRSGASSVADITVIGRPSILIPFAAAAGDHQTANARGLVQGQAASIIPEAQLDAPTLIEHITAILNQPEAARRMAANALALGRPDATQRLVEVVEELRTS comes from the coding sequence ATGACGGCACGGACGGACGGCCCCCTCCTGCTGATCGCGGCGGGGGGAACGGGCGGGCATATGTTCCCCGCCCAAGCCTTGGCCGAGGCGATGATCGCCCGCGGCTGGCGCGTGAAACTGTCCACCGACGATCGCGGCGCCCGCTATGCCGGAAACTTCCCCGAGGCGGTGGTGGTGGAGCGTGTGGCTTCGGCCACCTTCGCGCGGGGCGGGCTCTTGGCGCGGGCGGCGGTGCCCCTGCGCATCGGGCGGGGCGTTCTGTCGGCTTGGCGCAAGATGCGCGCGGACCGGCCGGCGGTGGTGGTGGGCTTCGGCGGTTATCCGTCGATCCCGGCGCTGACGGCGGCGGGGATGCTGCGCCTGCCGCGCATGATCCATGAACAGAACGGCGTGCTGGGGCGGGTGAACCGCATCTTCGCGCCCAAGGTGGACCGGGTGGCCTGCGGCATCTGGCCGACCGACCTGCCGCGCGGCGTGTCGGCCGTCCATACGGGCAATCCGGTGCGCCAGTCGGTGCTGGACCGCGCCGCCGCGCCCTATGCCATGCCGGACGGCCCGCTGGAGGTGCTGGTGATCGGCGGCAGCCAAGGGGCGCATGTCCTCTCGCGCGTGGTGCCGGACGCCTTCGGCCGCCTGCCGCGCCATATGCGCGAACGCCTGCGCATCAGCCATCAGGCCCGCGCCGAGGATGCGGACGCCGTCATCCGCGCCTATCGCGACAGCGCCATCGCCGCCGAGGTGCGCCCCTTCTTCGAGGATGTGCCCGAACGGATCGCCGCGGCGCAGCTCGTCATCTCGCGCTCGGGGGCAAGCTCGGTCGCCGACATCACGGTGATCGGCCGCCCCTCCATCCTGATCCCCTTCGCCGCCGCTGCGGGCGATCATCAGACGGCGAATGCGCGCGGTCTGGTGCAGGGGCAGGCGGCCTCCATCATCCCCGAGGCGCAGCTCGATGCGCCCACGCTCATCGAACATATCACCGCCATCCTGAACCAGCCGGAGGCCGCGCGCCGCATGGCCGCCAACGCGCTTGCGCTTGGGCGGCCCGATGCCACCCAGCGGCTGGTCGAGGTGGTCGAAGAACTGAGGACTTCATGA